From one Culex quinquefasciatus strain JHB chromosome 3, VPISU_Cqui_1.0_pri_paternal, whole genome shotgun sequence genomic stretch:
- the LOC119768675 gene encoding uncharacterized protein LOC119768675, whose protein sequence is MLNKLGLPETIFVGCGQSLGLGQFSSNLKGEELTVRWALHSSYENGRPSTESNYHRLESGQQQGQNPRFRNPPKIARIWNAIREKIVKVSTLVGEQDSDCPQNPDDVLSKG, encoded by the exons ATGCTGAACAAATTAGGACTACCAGAAACTATTTTTGTCGGATGTGGTCAATCCTTGGGCCTTGGgcagttttcgagcaatctgaAGGGTGAAGAATTGACAGTTCGATGGGCATTACACTCAAGTTATGAAAATGG CCGTCCAAGCACCGAGAGCAACTATCACCGACTTGAAAGTGGCCAACAGCAAGGACAGAATCCACGGTTTAGGAATCCACCCAAGATTGCAAGAATCTGGAACGCGATCCGGGAGAAAATTGTGAAGGTGTCAACACTGGTCGGGGAGCAAGATAGTGACTGTCCGCAGAATCCGGATGACGTCCTTTCGAAGGGCTAg